One genomic window of Leptospira perdikensis includes the following:
- a CDS encoding ClpP family protease, with protein MPEEETPEKEITETIQDLISDKNMGKKFLEKRKIFLWGPVTDESSKELTAKLMYLEMVDPGKPITFYINSPGGVVTSGLVVYDTMQMISSPVHTVCMGMAASMGSILLIGGKKGNRYIWPNGRVMIHQPSIGGQIQAPATDLLIHAQDIVKTKEKLNQMLADACGKTYEQLVEDTDRDYYMDADQALAYGIVDKIVNTIDVL; from the coding sequence ATGCCAGAAGAAGAAACACCAGAAAAAGAAATCACCGAAACCATCCAAGATCTCATTAGCGACAAAAACATGGGTAAGAAATTCCTGGAAAAACGGAAAATCTTTCTCTGGGGTCCTGTCACTGACGAATCCTCCAAGGAACTCACTGCCAAACTTATGTATTTGGAAATGGTAGATCCTGGAAAACCAATTACGTTTTATATCAATAGCCCCGGTGGTGTTGTCACCTCTGGACTTGTCGTTTATGACACCATGCAAATGATCTCCTCACCGGTACACACAGTATGTATGGGAATGGCTGCTTCTATGGGATCTATCCTTCTCATTGGAGGAAAAAAAGGAAATCGTTACATTTGGCCAAATGGTCGAGTGATGATCCACCAACCTTCCATTGGAGGACAAATCCAAGCTCCTGCTACGGATTTACTCATCCATGCTCAGGATATTGTCAAAACTAAAGAAAAACTCAATCAAATGTTAGCGGATGCTTGTGGCAAAACCTACGAACAATTGGTGGAAGACACTGATCGCGATTATTATATGGATGCCGACCAAGCTTTGGCTTACGGGATTGTAGATAAGATCGTAAACACAATTGACGTCCTCTAA
- a CDS encoding FtsB family cell division protein: MTPSKASLLVTYICAGLYLGLLSESGIAERMRLEKELQNLNAEVERLVVENQGLEEKERRLKNDAYALEQEARKYYLLSETAHVLKFEESISHTTEKPKVLPATLHTAGLSADWKEPPLFLLRFFFISFSVFLILGVYFKLKRLQPMSNDKRLN, from the coding sequence ATGACACCATCGAAAGCCTCCCTACTCGTAACCTATATTTGCGCTGGTCTCTATCTCGGACTTTTGTCCGAGTCAGGGATCGCCGAACGTATGCGCCTCGAGAAGGAATTACAAAATCTCAATGCGGAAGTAGAGAGGCTTGTGGTCGAAAACCAAGGGTTGGAAGAAAAGGAACGCCGCCTAAAAAATGATGCTTATGCCTTAGAACAGGAAGCAAGGAAGTATTACCTACTTTCTGAGACTGCCCATGTATTGAAATTTGAAGAATCGATCTCGCACACAACGGAAAAACCAAAGGTCCTTCCCGCAACGTTACACACAGCGGGTTTGAGTGCAGATTGGAAAGAACCACCGCTCTTTTTATTACGTTTCTTTTTTATTTCTTTTAGTGTTTTCCTGATTCTAGGCGTTTACTTCAAGCTGAAACGCTTGCAACCTATGTCTAATGACAAAAGACTGAATTAA
- the eno gene encoding phosphopyruvate hydratase, translating to MSQKDSIRSVKAREIMDSRGNPTVEVDVTLEDGSFGRAAVPSGASTGEHEAVELRDGDKKRYSGKGVLKAVENVNSKISKSILGLSATNQLLIDGTMISLDGTANKSKLGANALLGVSMAVAKAAAAHTGLPLYRYIGGTFARELPVPMMNIINGGAHADNNIDFQEFMILPVSAPNFREALRMGAEVFHSLKSVLKGKGLNTAVGDEGGFAPNLTSNSEAIEVILTAIEKAGYKPDLDIKIGLDCAASEFYDEKKKKYVLKAEKKPEKTGEELVEYYSNLVSKYPIITMEDGLDENDWTGWKKLSEKLGKKIQLVGDDLFVTNIKKLAQGIEKGIGNSILIKVNQIGTLTETLSAIEMAKKAQYTAVVSHRSGETEDSTISHIAVATNSGQIKTGSLSRTDRIAKYNELLRIEEELGKNATYSGVNTFYNLK from the coding sequence ATGTCCCAAAAAGATAGCATTCGTTCCGTCAAAGCCCGTGAAATCATGGATTCCAGAGGAAATCCAACCGTTGAAGTGGATGTCACACTAGAAGACGGTTCCTTTGGTCGTGCGGCGGTTCCCTCTGGTGCGTCAACTGGTGAACACGAAGCCGTAGAACTTCGTGACGGTGATAAAAAAAGATACTCCGGAAAAGGTGTACTCAAAGCCGTAGAAAATGTAAATTCTAAAATCTCTAAATCCATCTTAGGCCTTTCGGCAACCAACCAGCTTCTCATTGATGGAACGATGATCTCCCTCGATGGAACAGCCAATAAATCTAAGTTAGGTGCCAATGCACTTCTTGGAGTTTCTATGGCTGTGGCAAAAGCGGCTGCGGCCCATACTGGTCTTCCTTTATACCGTTATATTGGTGGAACTTTTGCTCGTGAACTTCCAGTACCAATGATGAATATCATCAACGGTGGCGCTCATGCGGACAACAATATCGACTTCCAAGAATTTATGATCCTTCCTGTGTCGGCTCCGAACTTCCGCGAAGCCCTTCGTATGGGTGCAGAAGTATTTCATAGCCTAAAATCCGTTTTAAAAGGAAAAGGTCTCAATACCGCTGTTGGTGACGAAGGTGGATTTGCTCCAAACCTAACAAGTAATAGCGAAGCCATCGAAGTCATTCTCACTGCCATTGAAAAGGCTGGATACAAACCAGACCTTGATATCAAAATTGGTTTGGACTGTGCCGCTTCCGAGTTCTACGATGAGAAGAAAAAGAAATACGTCCTCAAAGCAGAGAAAAAACCGGAAAAGACTGGGGAAGAACTAGTAGAATACTACTCAAATTTAGTGTCCAAGTATCCGATCATTACCATGGAAGACGGCCTAGATGAAAACGATTGGACAGGCTGGAAAAAACTTTCCGAAAAGCTGGGGAAAAAGATCCAACTTGTGGGGGATGATTTGTTCGTAACCAATATCAAAAAACTCGCCCAAGGGATCGAAAAAGGGATTGGTAACTCCATTCTCATCAAAGTGAACCAAATTGGAACTCTTACGGAAACCCTCAGTGCCATTGAAATGGCTAAAAAAGCGCAGTACACTGCGGTTGTGTCTCATAGATCGGGAGAAACAGAAGATTCTACCATTTCCCATATCGCTGTGGCAACAAACTCCGGTCAGATCAAAACTGGATCCCTCAGCCGAACAGACCGAATTGCAAAATACAACGAACTCCTTCGTATCGAAGAGGAACTTGGAAAAAATGCAACATACAGCGGAGTAAACACTTTTTACAACTTAAAGTAA